From Vigna unguiculata cultivar IT97K-499-35 chromosome 5, ASM411807v1, whole genome shotgun sequence, the proteins below share one genomic window:
- the LOC114184813 gene encoding SNF2 domain-containing protein CLASSY 4-like yields the protein MYKGIPIALRTRSNKVVVGGGLAMGPKRRKVDEDDDEDDDEVICLGENLDGLAREKLASGSGASCSSPGFMYLGETEDDPDPDPEKVVNLEDHDAVEAGFECCETKAFQVKEEERDEEGEGCSVAAVRPEKVESFDDEEYGTKPERPVVLLPHLERSGRSSSDEGYDSFWSSTESEDVETSDDDFKVDEDDDDDDDGESEDSSSEESDSSEEDERRGYTKMVKERVRKVVSESESSRVWRRKVERKSKHAEEEAEKWNGGDCASVASSKSEINKEGTKRAEERKQGANRVGNVNNADPEVFSDQGQSSGLSVSSEDDASEDKEKRVGSHQKVFFQKETNSTVNKCGKNNKVKANAKETGHRDELHEMLRMSSTTKNQCFEFFTECFRGKRDSAKDVSRDLDKKVDGGQTQPFGSSDTISLNWNSMMKAKPVEKSESEKELDMLWEEMEMLLQAEKIGVQDNTGTDEPGENEENSVPRCKHDTIFNEQIGIYCRWCGWIETEIKYITPPFIDSERCGRRASPGGGNNSRFDGVLFSESGENSEAVRSHNHGTVWDLTPGIKESLFPHQQEGFEFIWANLAGTIELSKLKMVDPQSEGGCIVSHAPGTGKTRLTMVFLQTYLQVFPKCLPIIIAPANILLTWEDELRKWNIGIPFHNLNNAELSGKEHAIREVDLLFNQQQKKDVIRMVKLCSWYKEKSILLISYNLYEKLAGGKSEGDGEKEKKNRKIGKEKKRARSREYVETELGNVLRDYPGLLVLDEGHTPRNKRSCIWKVLSESRSQKRILLSGTPFQNNFLELYNILCLMKPSFPDSIPQELKKFLKNKLIQETKASKDESWEPISAGNQADEKINQLKLLMNPFVHVHKGSILQKNLPGLRDCVLVLKPECLQKNILESIDCSQNALNFEHKLALVSVHPSLFLNCALSKKEESVVDSELLNRIRLDPYEGVKTKFLIEFLRLCDAVNEKVLVFSQFIDTLCLIRDQLESAFNWSVGTDVLYMHGKLDQKQKQFLIHNFNDANSQAKVLLASIKASSEGINLVGASRVVLVDVVWNPSVERQAICRAYRLGQKRVVYTYHLLAQGTPECAKYGKQSEKDRLSELVFSSRNVENDKLENVGVKFEDKVLDLMVQHNSLKDIFGECLVQPKDRDLETLGP from the exons ATGTATAAGGGTATTCCTATTGCTCTCAGGACTCGAAGCAATAAGGTGGTGGTCGGGGGTGGTTTGGCAATGGGTCCGAAAAGAAGAAAGGTGGATGAAGATGACGACGAAGACGATGATGAAGTAATTTGTTTGGGAGAAAATTTGGACGGCCTTGCAAGAGAGAAACTTGCGTCTGGGTCTGGGGCTTCATGTTCTTCACCGGGTTTCATGTATTTGGGAGAGACTGAGGATGATCCTGATCCTGATCCTGAAAAGGTGGTTAACCTCGAAGACCATGATGCGGTTGAAGCGGGGTTTGAGTGTTGCGAAACCAAGGCTTTTCAGGTTAAGGAGGAAGAGAGGGATGAGGAGGGTGAAGGGTGTTCTGTAGCAGCTGTGAGACCTGAAAAAGTTGAAAGCTTTGATGATGAAGAATACGGTACTAAACCTGAAAGGCCGGTTGTTTTGTTGCCCCATTTAGAGAGGAGTGGACGTAGTAGCTCTGATGAGGGATACGATTCATTTTGGTCTTCAACGGAGAGTGAGGATGTTGAGACCAGTGATGATGATTTTAAGGTTGATGAggacgatgatgatgatgatgatggtgagAGTGAAGACTCAAGCAGTGAGGAGAGTGATTCTTCTGAAGAAGATGAAAGGAGGGGATACACGAAGATGGTTAAGGAAAGAGTAAGAAAAGTGGTGAGTGAATCTGAGAGCAGTAGAGTTTGGAGAAGGAAAGTTGAAAGGAAGAGTAAGCACGCAGAGGAGGAGGCGGAGAAATGGAATGGTGGAGATTGTGCTAGCGTTGCATCTAGTAAATCAGAGATTAATAAGGAGGGAACAAAAAGGGCAGAAGAGAGGAAACAAGGAGCAAACAGAGTAGGGAATGTCAATAATGCTGATCCTGAAGTTTTTAGTGATCAGGGGCAAAGTTCAGGTCTGTCTGTGTCTTCTGAAGATGATGCATCAGAGGATAAGGAGAAACGAGTGGGGAGTCATCAAAAGGTGTTTTTTCAGAAGGAGACAAATTCTACTGTGAACAAGTGTGGGAAAAATAATAAGGTGAAGGCCAATGCTAAAGAAACTGGACATAGAGATGAGCTGCATGAAATGCTGAGGATGTCATCGACAACAAAGAACCAGTGTTTCGAATTCTTCACTGAATGCTTTAGGGGCAAGCGTGATTCTGCTAAAGATGTTTCAAGAGATTTGGATAAAAAAGTTGATGGGGGTCAGACTCAGCCATTTGGTTCAAGCGACACAATTTCTTTAAACTGGAACTCCATGATGAAAGCAAAGCCTGTCGAGAAATCTGAGTCTGAGAAAGAGTTGGATATGTTATGGGAAGAAATGGAGATGTTGCTTCAAGCTGAAAAAATCGGAGTCCAG GATAATACAGGAACAGATGAACCaggagaaaatgaagaaaattcagTCCCGCGTTGCAAACATGACACCATTTTTAATGAGCAGATAGGGATATATTGCAGATGGTGTGGTTGGATTGaaactgaaataaaatatataacaccACCGTTT ATAGATTCTGAGAGATGTGGCAGAAGGGCGTCGCCTGGTGGAGGGAACAACTCGCGTTTTGATGGCGTTCTGTTCAGTGAGTCTGGTGAAAATTCAGAAGCAGTTAGGTCTCACAATCATGGCACAGTTTGGGACCTTACTCCAGGCATAAAAGAAAGCTTGTTTCCTCACCAGCAAGAGGGGTTTGAGTTTATTTGGGCGAATTTGGCAGGAACCATTGAACTTTCCAAGTTGAAGATGGTTGATCCTCAGAGTGAGGGTGGGTGCATAGTTTCTCATGCTCCTGGAACTGGAAAGACGAGGTTGACCATGGTGTTTTTGCAGACATATTTGCAAGTGTTTCCTAAGTGTTTACCCATTATCATTGCTCCAGCCAACATATTACTCACTTGGGAAGATGAGCTGAGGAAGTGGAACATAGGAATTCCATTCCACAATCTGAACAATGCTGAATTATCAGGGAAGGAACATGCCATTAGGGAAGTTGATTTGTTATTCAACCAACAGCAGAAGAAGGATGTCATAAGAATGGTGAAGTTGTGTTCTTGGTACAAGGAGAAGAGCATTCTGTTAATCAGCTACAATCTATATGAAAAGCTAGCTGGTGGAAAGTCTGAAGGAGATggggagaaagagaagaaaaacagAAAGATTGGAAAAGAGAAGAAACGTGCAAGATCTAGGGAGTATGTTGAAACTGAATTGGGAAATGTTCTGCGAGACTATCCTGGTTTATTAGTTCTTGATGAAGGTCACACACCAAGGAACAAGCGAAGCTGTATTTGGAAGGTTCTGTCAGAGAGTAGAAGTCAGAAGCGGATCCTTCTTTCAGGGACTCCTTTCCAGAACAATTTTCTCGAACTCTACAATATTTTGTGCTTAATGAAACCATCTTTTCCTGACAGCATACCGCAGGAACTCAAAaagttcttgaaaaacaaactgATACAGGAAACGAAAGCTTCAAAAGATGAGAGTTGGGAACCCATTTCTGCAGGAAATCAAGCAGATGAAAAGATAAACCAGCTAAAGCTGCTGATGAATCCCTTTGTTCATGTTCACAAAGGTAGCATTCTTCAGAAGAACCTTCCTGGTTTAAGAGACTGTGTGCTGGTTTTGAAGCCAGAATGCTTGCAGAAAAACATTCTGGAGAGCATTGACTGTTCTCAAAATGCACTTAACTTTGAGCACAAGTTGGCCTTGGTCTCTGTCCATCCCTCGCTCTTCCTGAACTGCGCTCTGTCAAAGAAAGAAGAATCTGTTGTTGATTCGGAGCTGTTGAACAGGATTAGATTGGACCCTTATGAAGGGGTGAAAACCAAATTTCTGATTGAGTTTTTGAGACTATGTGATGCAGTTAATGAGAAAGTCCTTGTGTTCAGCCAGTTCATTGATACCTTATGCTTGATCAGGGACCAGCTGGAGTCAGCCTTCAACTGGAGTGTGGGAACGGATGTGTTGTATATGCATGGAAAGCTTGATCAGAAGCAAAAGCAATTTCTGATTCACAATTTCAATGATGCAAATAGCCAGGCAAAGGTGTTGCTAGCTTCTATAAAAGCATCTTCTGAAGGAATTAACCTTGTTGGAGCTTCAAGGGTGGTGCTTGTTGATGTTGTTTGGAATCCCTCGGTGGAAAGGCAAGCTATTTGTAGAGCATATAGACTTGGACAGAAGAGGGTTGTTTATACTTATCATCTTCTTGCACAGGGCACCCCTGAATGTGCAAAATATGGTAAACAGTCAGAGAAGGATCGCTTATCTGAACTGGTATTCTCAAGTAGGAATGTTGAGAATGATAAGCTTGAGAATGTTGGAGTGAAGTTTGAGGATAAAGTTCTTGATCTCATGGTTCAGCATAACAGTCTCAAGGACATATTTGGTGAATGTCTGGTTCAACCAAAGGACAGAGATTTGGAAACTTTGGGCCCTTAA
- the LOC114185743 gene encoding uncharacterized protein LOC114185743: protein MPKVKRFRNPQKSSLQPPTNSLPSTNPAPTNETSSHTSMSTTPPIDSSLPTENSQQPETSTKHARRESSSYWTVHAIDLEGVIKKIKVKVREVNNLPRGERIIVDFDELGMAIGEGQGVLAGYCGTLAIDCNLFPINFERWSGKTGMPDTYFLECFKEILQPRFCFKTGEASAQRYCKLTLGRKWAAHRQNLWNEFYDPTKSKNEIISNVPNGIDRTQWAHFVTYRLKPETLEICKKNRENCKKQVIPHTGGSKPMSRRRHEMFLETGQLPSRGKLYIDTHKRKDGSFVNDAAKAISEQIEVGLTQSTNDESEVSPNDVVGRVLGPEHSGRVRCMGLGAAPTNSFRNTRFRLSDLSNASSSAATSSTSSDQWQQKYTNLESQIQTTLGALKAYMIMKEGKIPDELTAFFDPQPQQTGDANEPESSMGTRGSSGGSNI, encoded by the exons ATGCCAAAGGTGAAGCGTTTCCGAAATCCACAAAAATCATCACTTCAGCCTCCAACTAATTCTTTACCATCAACAAATCCTGCACCAACAAATGAAACCTCATCACACACTTCAATGAGCACAACACCACCAATAGATTCCTCATTACCCACTGAGAACTCACAGCAACCTGAAACATCTACTAAACATGCTCGACGTGAATCTTCATCATATTGGACTGTTCATGCAATAG ACTTAGAAGGAGTTATCAAGAAAATTAAGGTGAAGGTCAGAGAAGTAAATAACTTACCTCGTGGGGAACGCATCATTGTGGACTTTGATGAGTTAGGCATGGCAATTGGTGAAGGACAAGGCGTGCTTGCAGGATATTGTGGTACATTGGCAATTGATTGTAATTTGTTTccaattaattttgaaagatgGTCTGGGAAAACAGGCATGCCTGACACTTACTTTTTGGAATGCTTTAAGGAAATATTACAG cCTCGGTTTTGTTTTAAGACTGGTGAAGCTAGTGCACAACGGTATTGCAAACTAACTCTTGGTAGGAAGTGGGCTGCACATAGGCAGAATTTATGGAATGAGTTCTATGATccaacaaaaagcaaaaatgaaATCATAAGTAATGTGCCAAATGGTATAGACAGAACTCAGTGGGCTCATTTTGTTACTTATCGTCTAAAACCGGAAACATTG gagatttgtaaaaaaaatagagaaaattgcAAAAAGCAAGTAATTCCTCATACTGGTGGTTCTAAACCTATGTCAAGAAGAAGACATGAGATG tttttggaaACTGGACAACTGCCTAGTCGGGGAAAGTTATACATTGATACTCATAAAAGAAAGGATGGATCATTTGTAAATGATGCGGCAAAGGCTATATCG GAACAAATTGAAGTGGGTTTGACTCAAAGCACTAATGATGAATCAGAGGTTTCTCCTAATGATGTTGTTGGTAGAGTGTTAGGCCCAGAGCATTCTGGGAGGGTGCGATGCATGGGTTTAGGAGCAGCTCCTACTAACTCATTTAGAAATACAAGATTTCGACTTTCGGATTTAAGCAATGCTTCATCTAGTGCTGCCACATCATCAACATCTTCTGATCAATGGCAACAGAAGTACACTAATTTAGAATCCCAAATTCAAACCACCTTGGGTGCACTAAAAGCCTACATGATAATGAAGGAAGGAAAGATCCCTGATGAATTAACTGCCTTCTTTGATCCTCAACCACAA cAAACTGGTGATGCAAATGAGCCCGAGTCTTCTATGGGTACAAGAGGATCATCTGGTGGTAGCAACATTTAG